AGACGACTCGCCACTTCCGAGACCTTGTGCCCCCGATCCGTGACCTGGCGCACCGCCTCGATCTTGAATTCGTCGGTATATCGCTTCCCACTCATGTCGACCTC
Above is a genomic segment from Thiohalobacter sp. containing:
- a CDS encoding transposase, which codes for MSGKRYTDEFKIEAVRQVTDRGHKVSEVASRL